In Mucinivorans hirudinis, the DNA window TTCGTACTCCGTGCCTATAAAGGCAGTGGTAACACCTGTTGGTTCTTAATTTTGTGCCCAAATCTCTTTGGACATAGGTCAATTTCATACTCAAGCTCTTCTAAGGGAAGTCTCAGAAAAAATGCGACCTATGTTGTTGCCTTAAATATAATGCTTGCTTAAAACGAAATAAAAAATGTAGCTTGGTGAGATGCAGCCCATTTCATAAAAATACACTAACATCAACACCTAATGCCGATAAACGATTCAAATAGTTCCGTATCTGCTTCTTCTGCTTGCGAGGATTTTTGTCGTGTAACTCAGGCTCACGATATGGTTGTTTGTTCAACAAAATGAAGTATGCGGCTACAATAATTTTATGCCCAATGGCTACAAGTGCTCGCTTCTTACCTCGTCTGCCTACCAAACTCTCATACTTTCGCTTCAAATAGCAATCCTTCTTACGTGTCGCCCCCCACCCACACTCTACCAATATCGAAGTAATATGGCTATTACCCTTTATGGTCTTTGTACTTTTTTTTTACCGGCACTCTCATTATTGCCCGGACTTACACCACAATAAGAACTTAAATGGTTCTCATCAGGAAATCGTTCCATATCAACACCTATCTCGCTTATAATACCAATGGCACTATCTCGCCCAACACCCGGTATGGTCTCCAATAGCTCCAATTCAACTTCATAATCAGAAACAGCCTTGGCTATTTCTGCATCCAACCGCTCTAACATAGCGTCATCATTAGCTATCACATCTCGATGAAACTGCAACATAAAACGATGATGATAGCTAACCTTACCTTGCAAAGCTTTGACAAACTCACTACGAGGCGTCTTTATCTTGCCGTGATAAAACCGCATTAATTGATTTACATCACTCTCTCCATCTATCAATGCACTGATGATATTGCGACCAACGGCTCCATCAACATCACTCAATACACTTGATAACTTGATATTGCAATCCTCCAATATCTTGATTATACGATTCTTCTCTGATGCACTATGAGCTACTAACTTCTTCTTGTAGCGAACTAAATCTCGTAAATCTCTTATGTCGCGTGGAGGGATAAAGCTACCCTTGAGTAGTCCGCTTACCAATAATTTGCTCAACCATTTGCTATCCTTCTTGTCGGTCTTATGAACAGGCACATTCTTTACGTGCCGAGCATTAACCAAAAGAACCTCAAAATCATCCTCCAAAATATTGAATACAGGCTTCCAATAAACACCCGTGCTCTCCATTGCAATATGAGTTACGCCCTCATCTTTGCACCAATCACGCAACGATTCCAATGAAACGGTAAAACCGTCAAACTCCTTTGTGCCGACAACTTCGTTGCCTCGCTGAATAGTTGCAACTATCAAATCCTTATGGACATCAATCCCGCAACCAACCCCAATGTAGGGGGTAAATAGTATCTCTTCCATTGAACATAGTGTTAGTTAATCAATAGGCAAAGATACTCATCTCTGTTGGTATGCTCAAAATTTGAGATTATGACAATTTCATAGTTTTTAGATGTTATTTCATTCACAAATATACATCTAAATTACAAGAATCACATAAAAAAAGCACTCATCAAACGCTTTGCAATACGCTGATAATCAATGTGAAAAATAAATATTTTATCACCAATCTTTTTTACACTT includes these proteins:
- a CDS encoding Mobile element protein codes for the protein MEEILFTPYIGVGCGIDVHKDLIVATIQRGNEVVGTKEFDGFTVSLESLRDWCKDEGVTHIAMESTGVYWKPVFNILEDDFEVLLVNARHVKNVPVHKTDKKDSKWLSKLLVSGLLKGSFIPPRDIRDLRDLVRYKKKLVAHSASEKNRIIKILEDCNIKLSSVLSDVDGAVGRNIISALIDGESDVNQLMRFYHGKIKTPRSEFVKALQGKVSYHHRFMLQFHRDVIANDDAMLERLDAEIAKAVSDYEVELELLETIPGVGRDSAIGIISEIGVDMERFPDENHLSSYCGVSPGNNESAGKKKVQRP